In Burkholderia sp. GAS332, one DNA window encodes the following:
- a CDS encoding Imidazolonepropionase: MSITVISGGNVLDLVQGALLEHHHVVIENGHIVEVTDRPVDLPNARVIDARGKTVMPGLIDCHVHVLASRANLGTNATQPNILAAIRALPILKAMLGRGFTTVRDAGGADWGLTQALESGLIPGPRIFPSGKALSQTGGHGDFRPRGDVLEPCSCAFRAGAIARVVDGVDAVRLAVREEIQKGATQIKIMASGGVASPTDPISNTQYAEDEIRAIVAEAEAANTYVMAHAYTGRAISRAIRCGVRTIEHGNLVDEAAAKLMHEHGAFVVPTLVTYDALAKHGADYGLPADSIAKVETVRQAGRDSLQIYANAGVPMGFGSDLLGEMHTFQSDELRIRADVLGNLEALRSATTIAADIVERSGKLGVITAGAIADVLVVDGNPLKDIGVLTGQGERLEYVLQHGEVVSERGTVTSR; the protein is encoded by the coding sequence ATGAGCATTACGGTAATCAGTGGTGGCAACGTACTCGATCTGGTCCAGGGCGCGTTGCTCGAACATCATCACGTCGTGATCGAAAACGGCCACATCGTCGAAGTCACCGATCGTCCTGTCGACCTGCCGAACGCGCGCGTGATCGACGCACGCGGCAAGACGGTGATGCCCGGATTGATCGATTGTCACGTGCACGTGCTAGCTTCGCGCGCGAACCTCGGTACGAATGCGACGCAGCCGAATATCCTCGCCGCGATTCGCGCGCTGCCGATTCTGAAGGCGATGCTCGGCCGCGGCTTTACGACGGTGCGCGACGCGGGCGGCGCGGATTGGGGTTTGACGCAGGCGCTGGAGAGTGGATTGATTCCGGGGCCGCGTATCTTCCCGTCGGGCAAGGCCTTGTCGCAAACGGGCGGCCACGGCGATTTCCGTCCACGTGGCGATGTGCTCGAACCGTGTTCATGCGCCTTTCGTGCCGGGGCGATTGCGCGGGTTGTCGATGGTGTCGACGCCGTGCGGCTCGCCGTGCGTGAAGAGATTCAGAAGGGCGCCACGCAGATCAAGATCATGGCATCCGGCGGCGTCGCTTCGCCGACCGATCCGATCAGCAACACGCAATACGCCGAGGACGAAATTCGCGCGATCGTCGCCGAAGCGGAGGCGGCCAATACTTACGTGATGGCGCATGCCTACACCGGCCGCGCGATCTCGCGTGCGATTCGCTGCGGCGTGCGCACGATCGAGCATGGCAATCTGGTCGACGAAGCCGCCGCGAAACTGATGCACGAGCACGGCGCGTTCGTCGTGCCCACGCTGGTCACCTACGATGCGTTGGCCAAACATGGCGCCGATTACGGCTTGCCGGCCGATTCGATTGCCAAGGTCGAAACTGTTCGGCAAGCGGGGCGTGACTCGCTGCAGATCTATGCGAACGCCGGCGTGCCGATGGGATTCGGTTCAGATCTGCTCGGCGAAATGCACACATTCCAGAGCGACGAATTGCGCATTCGCGCCGACGTGCTTGGCAATCTCGAAGCATTGCGTTCGGCCACCACGATCGCGGCCGATATCGTCGAGCGAAGCGGCAAGCTTGGCGTTATCACAGCCGGGGCGATCGCCGACGTGCTGGTGGTCGACGGCAACCCGCTTAAGGATATCGGTGTGTTGACCGGGCAGGGCGAGCGCCTCGAGTACGTGTTGCAGCATGGTGAGGTGGTGAGTGAGCGGGGCACGGTCACGTCGCGCTGA
- a CDS encoding indolepyruvate ferredoxin oxidoreductase: MDATQRLFTPEVEARPREQRIFLSGIQALVRLPMLQRELDRSRGLNTAGLISGYRGSPLGAYDQQLWKASKQLTAHDIVFQPGLNEDLAATALWGAQMHRAFGDTRVDGVFGIWYGKGPGVDRTGDVLRSANVLGTSRLGGVLAVSGDDHAAQSSMYPHQTDGIFQSASIPVLQPANVQEVIDFGLAGIELSRFSGLWVALKTIAEVIETAATIELGSLPSFQTPLDFAIPPHGLNWDPRIAWPGQRGELERRLIEERLPAARAWAKANRLDRLIVAAPRRRLGIVTVGKAHQDLMQALSDLGLAADDLRQLGISVYKVAMSWPLETDGARDFAAGHEEVFVIEEKRSTVEIQLKDTLFHQRAAERPRVTGKTDERGAPLLPEVSEFSARLVAKAVVARVLATGIEAPQLLERLAMLDVEPRPRSTAVIPIRRPYFCSGCPHNTSTRTPDGSISGGGIGCHVMALSQPELKTRTFSQMGGEGAQWIGAAPFSATAHVFQNLGDGTYQHSGLLAIRAAVAAKTNITYKILYNDAVAMTGGQPAEGVIDPARITRQLHDEGVTRIVLVSDDPARWQRDPGLAQGVAVQHRDELDAVQRELRDVPGVTAIVYEQTCAAEKRRRRKRGEFPDPDRRLFINHRVCEGCGDCSVQSNCIAVEPLETALGRKRTINQSACNKDFSCVKGFCPSFVELEGVRMRQPDRERLKVLERDLVSRLQEPVLPELKQPFNVYVTGIGGTGVLTMGALLGGAAHTDGYAASVLDFTGLAQKNGAVVSQIRMAGSAAQLHAARIGDGAVDLLLGADLVVSTAADTLTRLSPARSAAVLNLAEVPTADAVRDRDARLPAGLMQDRVRQHCRASAFHAFDASALAQRLFGDTLPTHTLMLGYAWQLGLVPLSRDAIGRVIELNGAAVELNRRAFDWGRIAAANPAALQAIDEPVAHGAPAFTTLDELVEHRARDLSDYQNAAYAQRYRDLVERARRAERDQQPGSELFATAVTNSAYRLMAYKDEYEVARLYASAEFKASVSSQFAETKKISLWLSPPLFSRIDPRTGRPKKRKFGPWILTAMTVLASLRRLRGTPADVFGYSHERRAERRLIDTYFADVEMLCAQLTKANHAWAVEMADLPQQIRGFGPVKAVAMEAYAKRRAELLSVSLPDQPENGMASPVDTEAQAA, translated from the coding sequence GTGGATGCCACCCAACGTTTGTTCACCCCCGAGGTAGAGGCCAGGCCCAGGGAGCAGCGCATTTTTCTGAGCGGCATTCAGGCGCTGGTGCGCCTGCCGATGTTGCAGCGCGAACTGGACCGCTCGCGCGGGCTCAATACCGCCGGGTTGATCTCGGGCTACCGCGGTTCGCCGCTGGGCGCCTATGACCAGCAGCTCTGGAAAGCGTCGAAGCAGCTTACTGCCCATGACATCGTGTTCCAGCCGGGGCTCAACGAAGACCTGGCCGCGACCGCACTATGGGGCGCGCAAATGCATCGCGCCTTTGGCGACACACGGGTCGATGGCGTATTCGGCATCTGGTACGGGAAAGGGCCCGGTGTCGATCGGACCGGGGATGTCCTTCGAAGTGCGAACGTTCTCGGCACGTCGCGGCTTGGCGGCGTGCTCGCCGTTTCGGGTGACGATCACGCGGCGCAGTCGTCGATGTATCCGCATCAGACGGACGGCATATTCCAGTCGGCATCGATTCCCGTTCTGCAACCGGCCAATGTCCAGGAAGTCATCGATTTCGGGCTCGCCGGCATCGAGCTGTCGCGCTTCAGTGGACTGTGGGTGGCGCTCAAGACGATTGCCGAAGTGATCGAAACGGCGGCAACGATCGAGCTTGGGTCGCTGCCGTCGTTCCAGACCCCCTTGGACTTCGCGATACCACCACACGGCCTGAACTGGGACCCGCGCATCGCGTGGCCAGGCCAGCGCGGCGAACTTGAACGCCGGCTGATTGAAGAGCGCCTGCCCGCGGCGCGCGCATGGGCGAAGGCCAACCGGCTCGATCGGCTCATCGTGGCGGCACCGCGGCGGCGGCTCGGTATCGTGACCGTCGGCAAGGCGCATCAGGACCTGATGCAGGCATTGAGCGACCTCGGCCTCGCAGCGGACGATCTACGCCAGCTCGGCATCTCGGTGTACAAGGTCGCCATGAGCTGGCCGCTCGAAACCGACGGCGCGCGGGATTTTGCAGCAGGTCACGAGGAAGTCTTCGTGATCGAGGAAAAGCGTTCGACTGTCGAGATCCAGCTCAAGGACACGTTGTTTCATCAGCGCGCGGCAGAGCGTCCGCGCGTGACCGGCAAGACCGATGAGCGCGGTGCACCGCTCTTGCCCGAAGTGTCGGAATTCAGCGCGCGGCTAGTCGCGAAAGCGGTCGTGGCGCGCGTGCTGGCGACCGGGATCGAGGCACCGCAATTGCTTGAGCGGCTCGCCATGCTGGACGTCGAGCCCCGGCCGCGATCCACGGCCGTCATTCCGATCCGGCGGCCGTATTTCTGCTCTGGCTGCCCGCACAATACGTCGACCCGTACGCCCGATGGATCGATTAGCGGAGGTGGCATAGGCTGCCACGTCATGGCGTTGTCGCAACCTGAACTGAAGACCCGCACGTTCAGCCAGATGGGCGGCGAGGGCGCGCAATGGATCGGTGCCGCGCCGTTCTCCGCGACCGCGCATGTGTTCCAGAATCTGGGCGACGGCACCTATCAGCACTCCGGCTTGCTGGCGATTCGTGCCGCCGTGGCGGCGAAGACCAACATCACCTACAAGATTCTCTACAACGATGCCGTCGCCATGACCGGCGGCCAGCCGGCCGAGGGCGTCATCGATCCGGCGCGCATCACCCGGCAATTGCATGACGAGGGCGTGACCCGCATCGTGCTGGTGTCGGACGATCCGGCGCGTTGGCAACGCGACCCGGGTCTGGCGCAGGGCGTGGCCGTCCAGCACCGCGACGAACTCGACGCCGTGCAGCGCGAACTGCGGGACGTGCCGGGCGTGACCGCGATCGTCTACGAACAGACCTGCGCGGCTGAGAAACGGCGCCGCCGCAAGCGCGGTGAGTTTCCCGATCCCGACCGGCGGCTCTTCATCAACCATCGTGTCTGCGAAGGCTGCGGCGACTGCTCTGTGCAATCGAATTGCATCGCGGTAGAGCCGTTGGAAACGGCGCTCGGACGTAAGCGGACGATCAATCAGAGTGCTTGCAACAAGGACTTCTCGTGTGTGAAGGGGTTCTGCCCGAGCTTTGTCGAACTGGAGGGCGTACGCATGCGTCAGCCCGACCGCGAGCGTCTTAAGGTGCTGGAACGGGATTTGGTGTCGCGCTTGCAGGAGCCCGTGTTGCCCGAGCTGAAACAGCCTTTCAATGTGTACGTGACCGGCATCGGCGGCACGGGCGTGTTGACGATGGGCGCATTGCTCGGCGGTGCCGCGCACACTGACGGTTATGCGGCAAGCGTGCTCGACTTCACGGGCCTCGCCCAGAAGAACGGCGCGGTCGTCAGCCAGATTCGCATGGCGGGATCGGCGGCACAGTTGCACGCAGCCCGCATCGGCGACGGTGCAGTGGACCTGTTGCTGGGTGCGGATCTTGTGGTATCCACCGCGGCCGACACGCTCACCCGTCTGTCGCCGGCGCGCAGCGCGGCGGTCCTCAATCTCGCGGAAGTCCCGACCGCGGATGCCGTGCGCGACCGCGACGCGCGCCTGCCCGCCGGGTTGATGCAGGACCGTGTGCGGCAACACTGCCGCGCGTCCGCGTTTCATGCGTTCGATGCGAGCGCGCTTGCGCAACGCCTGTTCGGCGATACGTTGCCGACGCACACATTGATGCTTGGCTACGCCTGGCAGCTTGGCCTTGTGCCGTTGTCACGGGACGCGATCGGGCGGGTCATCGAGCTCAACGGCGCGGCGGTGGAACTCAACAGGCGCGCATTCGACTGGGGCAGGATTGCGGCAGCGAATCCCGCCGCATTGCAGGCGATCGACGAGCCTGTTGCCCACGGGGCGCCGGCGTTCACCACGCTCGATGAGTTGGTCGAGCATCGTGCCCGGGACCTGTCCGATTACCAGAATGCGGCCTATGCGCAGCGCTACCGTGATCTGGTCGAACGCGCACGCCGTGCGGAACGCGATCAGCAACCGGGCAGCGAACTGTTCGCTACCGCTGTGACGAACAGCGCCTACCGGCTGATGGCCTACAAGGACGAATACGAAGTCGCGCGCCTTTACGCCAGCGCTGAATTCAAGGCCTCGGTCTCGAGCCAGTTCGCCGAGACGAAAAAGATCTCGTTGTGGCTCTCACCGCCGCTGTTCTCACGCATCGATCCGCGCACCGGTCGCCCGAAAAAGCGCAAGTTTGGCCCATGGATTCTGACAGCGATGACCGTGTTGGCCAGCTTGCGCCGTTTGCGCGGCACGCCGGCTGACGTATTCGGCTATAGCCACGAACGGCGCGCCGAGCGGCGGCTGATTGACACGTATTTCGCCGATGTCGAGATGCTCTGTGCGCAACTGACAAAGGCCAATCACGCGTGGGCTGTCGAAATGGCCGATTTGCCGCAGCAGATCCGCGGCTTTGGTCCTGTTAAAGCCGTGGCGATGGAGGCATACGCGAAACGGCGCGCTGAATTGCTGAGCGTCTCGTTGCCGGACCAACCGGAGAACGGCATGGCGTCGCCCGTCGATACAGAGGCGCAAGCAGCATGA
- a CDS encoding methyl-accepting chemotaxis protein → MAQINVSARLALGFGTVLVLLTAISAVGMIGVASIRGKLDDIVEVHDAETALATNLRGAVSGIAIAIRNMALLTDDKEVASEQASIAAQEAVYTKNYQALGRLFNASSLTTDDERRLFAKLRQEEAATLPLVEKEARSWALSTDQDAAVKVLVSEVRPKQAVWLSTLDELLTLEQARSRAAADGATSTYATLQMITAISVATALLIGLTAAFLITRGILRQLGAEPAEAQRMAREIAAGNLAVTVKLNKGDAHSLMASLETMRVQLTSIVTQIKTSAESIAVRAVETAEGNADLSQRTEQQAASLQQTAASMAELTSTVRQNSEDAMQASAIANMASDTAVQGGQVVERVVTTMQDISTSSSKVGQIISVIEGIAFQTNILALNAAVEAARAGTQGRGFAVVASEVRTLAQRSAGAAKEIKALIEQSAGHVVAGAQLVAEAGATIDQVMRSVHTLTGIMGKIAQASTTQTSGIEQVNHAVAEMDKVTQQNAALVEQVSTAARSMASGASGLRDSVAVFRIGDMQETDLAMHGEVL, encoded by the coding sequence ATGGCTCAAATCAACGTCTCCGCGCGACTGGCGCTTGGCTTCGGCACCGTACTCGTCTTGCTCACGGCCATTTCCGCTGTGGGGATGATCGGTGTGGCCAGTATCCGCGGCAAACTCGACGATATCGTCGAAGTCCACGATGCCGAGACGGCACTTGCCACGAACCTGCGGGGTGCCGTCAGTGGCATCGCCATTGCGATCCGCAACATGGCCTTGTTGACTGACGATAAAGAAGTCGCGAGCGAGCAGGCGTCCATTGCGGCGCAAGAAGCGGTTTATACAAAGAACTATCAAGCGCTTGGGCGCCTGTTCAACGCGTCTTCGCTGACGACTGACGACGAGCGCCGGCTATTCGCCAAGCTAAGGCAAGAAGAAGCCGCCACCTTACCGCTCGTCGAAAAGGAAGCGCGGAGTTGGGCGCTGTCGACTGATCAGGACGCGGCAGTAAAGGTCCTCGTGAGCGAAGTGCGCCCGAAACAGGCCGTCTGGCTTTCCACCCTCGACGAGTTGCTTACGCTGGAACAAGCCCGCAGTCGGGCCGCCGCTGACGGCGCCACGTCCACCTACGCGACCTTGCAGATGATCACCGCCATCTCGGTGGCAACCGCGCTGCTGATCGGCTTGACTGCGGCGTTTCTGATTACGCGCGGCATACTCAGGCAGCTCGGCGCGGAACCCGCCGAGGCACAGCGCATGGCACGGGAGATCGCCGCCGGCAATCTTGCGGTGACAGTGAAACTGAACAAAGGCGACGCGCATAGCCTGATGGCCTCGCTCGAAACAATGCGCGTGCAACTGACATCCATCGTTACGCAGATCAAGACTTCAGCAGAGTCGATCGCAGTACGTGCTGTCGAGACGGCCGAAGGCAACGCCGATCTTTCGCAACGTACCGAGCAGCAAGCCGCCTCGCTGCAGCAGACGGCTGCCAGCATGGCGGAATTGACCTCCACTGTCAGGCAGAACAGCGAGGACGCCATGCAAGCTAGCGCGATCGCAAACATGGCTTCCGACACCGCCGTCCAGGGTGGCCAAGTCGTCGAGCGCGTCGTCACGACCATGCAGGACATCTCCACGAGTTCGTCGAAAGTCGGGCAGATCATCAGTGTGATTGAAGGCATCGCGTTCCAGACGAACATCCTTGCGCTGAACGCCGCCGTCGAAGCGGCCCGCGCCGGCACCCAGGGACGCGGATTTGCGGTAGTTGCGAGCGAGGTGCGCACGCTGGCGCAGCGTAGCGCGGGAGCGGCCAAGGAAATCAAGGCGTTGATCGAGCAGTCGGCCGGGCACGTCGTAGCCGGCGCCCAGCTCGTTGCCGAGGCAGGCGCGACGATTGACCAGGTCATGCGATCAGTGCACACGCTCACCGGCATCATGGGCAAGATTGCGCAGGCATCGACCACGCAAACGTCGGGCATCGAGCAGGTCAACCACGCCGTCGCCGAAATGGATAAGGTCACTCAGCAGAATGCGGCGCTCGTCGAACAGGTCTCCACCGCTGCGCGATCCATGGCCAGCGGAGCAAGCGGCCTGCGCGATTCAGTGGCGGTCTTCAGAATCGGCGATATGCAGGAAACGGACCTCGCCATGCATGGCGAGGTTCTCTAA
- a CDS encoding MFS transporter, MHS family, proline/betaine transporter, with protein MQGTLSSNVAISVDTPARQRRRAIVATVLGNGLEWFDFTVYSFFAVIIAKLFFPTGNELTSLLLAVATFGVGFFMRPVGGMVLGVYADKVGRKAALSLTILLMAGGTALIGLAPTYDQIGLWAPVLIVVARLLQGFSAGGEMGTATAFLTEYAPAGKRAFYSSWIQSSIGFAVLLGAAVGTFVTSSLSADALHSWGWRMPFLIGILIGPVGYFIRSRMDETPAFSAVAEEAKSDSPLAEVFRRFPRETFASFSMVILWTVCTYVLLFYMPTYSVRSLHLPQSTGFFAGMVGGLMIMCFAPVVGALADRFGRRRFLSGAAALILLLAWPMFAYINRAPGLASLMVFQGVFGLLIAAYTGPILAAFSELFPTKVLSTGLSVAYNFAVTIFGGFAPFFITWLIASTGSKMAPAIYVMIAATISLIGTFYVRDPRRSHA; from the coding sequence ATGCAAGGAACGCTTTCATCCAACGTCGCGATATCCGTGGATACGCCCGCGCGGCAGCGGCGCCGCGCCATCGTCGCCACTGTGCTCGGCAACGGGCTCGAATGGTTCGACTTCACCGTCTATAGTTTTTTCGCGGTCATCATCGCCAAGCTGTTCTTTCCGACCGGCAACGAACTAACCTCGCTGCTGCTGGCCGTCGCAACGTTCGGCGTCGGTTTCTTTATGCGGCCGGTAGGCGGCATGGTGCTGGGGGTGTACGCGGATAAAGTTGGACGAAAGGCTGCGCTCTCGCTGACCATTCTGCTGATGGCGGGCGGCACGGCACTCATCGGCCTCGCGCCGACCTATGACCAGATCGGCCTGTGGGCGCCGGTGCTGATCGTGGTCGCCCGGTTGCTGCAAGGGTTTTCGGCCGGCGGTGAAATGGGCACGGCCACCGCGTTTCTGACCGAATATGCGCCGGCGGGCAAGCGCGCATTCTATTCGAGCTGGATTCAGTCGAGCATCGGCTTTGCCGTGTTGCTGGGCGCCGCGGTCGGCACCTTCGTGACGTCGAGCCTGAGCGCTGATGCGCTGCATTCGTGGGGCTGGAGAATGCCGTTCCTGATCGGCATTCTGATCGGACCGGTCGGCTATTTCATTCGCAGCCGCATGGACGAAACACCGGCGTTCAGCGCAGTTGCCGAGGAGGCAAAAAGCGATTCACCGCTCGCGGAAGTGTTCCGCCGCTTTCCGCGTGAGACCTTCGCGAGTTTTTCGATGGTGATTCTATGGACGGTCTGCACCTACGTGCTGCTGTTCTATATGCCGACTTATTCGGTGCGCTCGCTGCATCTGCCGCAATCGACTGGCTTTTTTGCCGGCATGGTCGGTGGCCTGATGATTATGTGTTTCGCGCCGGTGGTCGGTGCACTCGCTGACCGCTTCGGCCGCCGCCGCTTTCTGTCGGGCGCTGCCGCTTTGATTCTGCTGCTTGCATGGCCGATGTTCGCTTACATCAACCGCGCGCCCGGCCTCGCTTCGCTGATGGTGTTTCAGGGCGTGTTCGGCTTGCTGATCGCCGCCTACACCGGTCCGATTCTCGCGGCATTCTCTGAGTTGTTCCCGACCAAGGTGCTGTCTACGGGCCTTTCCGTTGCGTACAACTTCGCGGTAACGATTTTCGGCGGCTTCGCGCCGTTCTTCATCACGTGGTTGATCGCGTCGACGGGCAGCAAGATGGCGCCCGCGATTTACGTGATGATCGCCGCGACCATTAGCCTTATCGGCACGTTCTATGTGCGCGATCCGCGCCGTAGCCACGCCTGA
- a CDS encoding transcriptional regulator, LysR family — protein sequence MRIAPLPPLQCLIAFESAVRHASFTKAAAELHLTQSAVSRQIAQLEDFLGRSLFVREHRALRLTIAGERYAKHVQWLLANCSEATLDVMKRYGDLELTIACSSGVAVLWLTPRLGAFRAAHPNVKVRMIVRDGLASLSPAEFDVGLYYIRQRAEPHFTARRLFDEEVYPVCSPGYLAGRVLEPADLAHETLLMQEDGQRQWMSWPEWFRLNNVQMPTSPQSVVVNHYPQLVQMAILGQGVVLGWRHMIDACLNEGLLVRATRASASHGGGYYVVSPNDRAENQAARLFTRWLFEQAEAQANPQMGAQAIAPMSNTPAA from the coding sequence ATGCGGATCGCCCCTTTGCCCCCGCTTCAATGCCTGATTGCATTCGAATCGGCCGTGCGCCATGCCAGTTTCACGAAGGCGGCCGCGGAACTCCATCTGACGCAAAGCGCGGTTAGCCGCCAGATCGCGCAACTCGAAGACTTCCTCGGCCGCTCGCTCTTTGTGCGCGAGCACCGTGCCTTACGTCTGACGATCGCCGGCGAACGATACGCGAAGCATGTGCAGTGGCTGCTCGCCAACTGCTCGGAAGCCACGCTCGATGTGATGAAGCGATACGGCGATCTGGAGTTGACGATCGCATGTTCGTCGGGGGTAGCGGTGTTGTGGCTCACGCCGCGCCTGGGCGCGTTTCGCGCCGCCCATCCGAACGTGAAGGTCCGCATGATCGTGCGCGACGGACTCGCGTCGTTGTCGCCCGCGGAATTCGACGTGGGTCTGTACTACATCCGCCAGCGCGCCGAGCCGCATTTCACCGCTCGCCGTCTTTTTGACGAAGAGGTTTACCCGGTATGTTCCCCCGGATATCTCGCTGGCCGCGTGCTGGAACCTGCCGATCTCGCGCATGAAACCTTGCTGATGCAGGAAGACGGTCAGCGGCAATGGATGTCGTGGCCGGAATGGTTCCGCCTCAACAACGTGCAGATGCCCACGTCACCGCAGTCGGTGGTCGTCAATCATTATCCGCAACTCGTGCAGATGGCGATTCTTGGGCAGGGCGTCGTGCTCGGCTGGCGTCACATGATCGATGCGTGTTTGAACGAGGGGCTGCTGGTGCGCGCCACGCGCGCGTCGGCGAGCCATGGTGGCGGTTACTACGTCGTATCGCCGAACGATCGCGCGGAGAATCAGGCGGCGCGCCTCTTTACTCGGTGGCTTTTCGAGCAGGCAGAGGCACAGGCAAACCCGCAAATGGGCGCGCAGGCGATCGCACCGATGAGCAACACGCCCGCTGCCTGA
- a CDS encoding transcriptional regulator, AsnC family, producing MESTDHLDRVDIKILRELAADGRLSWRELAERIGLSLTPTLRRVHQLEERGYIRGYVAQLDEGRLAGSMNVFVSVTLERQSEAAIARFETEIALAPEVMSCFLMTGDADYNLRVVVRDLDAYHLFLTRTLTRIPGVEHIKSSFALKTVLMRSAPPL from the coding sequence ATGGAATCAACAGACCATCTCGACCGTGTGGACATCAAAATTCTCCGGGAACTGGCTGCCGACGGACGCCTGAGCTGGCGCGAACTCGCAGAGCGCATCGGGCTATCGCTCACGCCAACCCTGCGGCGTGTGCATCAGCTTGAAGAACGCGGCTATATCCGCGGCTACGTGGCGCAACTGGATGAAGGCCGATTGGCCGGGTCGATGAACGTCTTTGTGTCAGTCACGCTCGAGAGACAGTCGGAGGCGGCGATCGCCCGCTTCGAGACGGAAATCGCGCTCGCCCCCGAGGTCATGAGTTGCTTCCTGATGACGGGCGACGCCGACTACAACCTGCGGGTCGTGGTCCGGGATCTCGATGCATATCACCTTTTTTTGACCCGCACGCTGACGCGCATTCCGGGTGTCGAACACATCAAATCGAGCTTTGCCTTGAAAACCGTCTTGATGCGTTCGGCCCCTCCCCTTTAG
- a CDS encoding Predicted arabinose efflux permease, MFS family: MPRPPADPTGDPSFSLPKHPAFQRFWCTRILSSLSFQMLAVAMGWHIYALTHSAFALGLVGLAQFLPMFVLTLVVGHVADRYDRRKIAAICQSLESVAALLFAFGTFGGWLSAPVIYVLAACVGAARAFESPAVASLLPGVVPRGQLPKATAWATSANQSAQIAGPALGGLLYGIGPGAAYLACTLSFAAAAASVWSIPLQTKPASRAPVTLESVFSGIAFIRKEPVILGALSLDLFAVLFGGTTALLPVFARDILHTGPLGLGLLRSGTAIGALAGTIWLAHFPLRNRPGAAMFGGVIAFGAATVVFGLSHHFFVSLFALMVLGASDTISVVVRLSLVQLRTPDDMLGRVSAVNSLFIGTSNQLGEFESGVTAGWWGAQPAVLVGGIATIAVALLWMRFFPELKRTRSLEREEALAPSS; the protein is encoded by the coding sequence ATGCCCCGACCTCCCGCCGATCCCACCGGCGACCCTAGCTTCAGTTTGCCAAAACACCCCGCTTTCCAACGCTTCTGGTGTACCCGCATCCTCTCATCGCTGTCGTTCCAGATGCTCGCAGTAGCAATGGGCTGGCATATCTATGCCCTCACGCATAGCGCTTTCGCACTGGGCCTGGTCGGCCTCGCCCAATTCCTGCCGATGTTCGTGCTGACGCTCGTGGTCGGCCACGTCGCCGACCGCTACGACCGTCGTAAGATCGCGGCCATCTGCCAAAGCCTCGAAAGCGTCGCCGCATTGCTGTTCGCCTTCGGCACCTTCGGTGGCTGGCTCAGCGCGCCCGTCATCTATGTGCTGGCCGCATGCGTCGGCGCGGCCCGCGCCTTCGAATCGCCAGCGGTTGCTTCGCTGTTGCCGGGCGTCGTGCCACGTGGGCAGTTGCCCAAAGCCACGGCATGGGCAACTTCCGCGAATCAATCCGCACAGATCGCAGGGCCCGCCTTGGGCGGCCTGCTGTACGGCATCGGTCCGGGCGCGGCGTATCTCGCCTGCACGCTATCGTTCGCGGCCGCTGCGGCCTCGGTGTGGAGCATCCCGTTGCAGACCAAGCCGGCGAGCCGCGCGCCGGTCACGCTTGAGTCGGTGTTCTCGGGTATCGCCTTTATCCGCAAGGAACCCGTGATACTCGGCGCGCTCTCGCTCGATCTGTTCGCGGTGCTGTTCGGCGGCACGACGGCGCTGTTGCCGGTCTTTGCACGCGACATCCTGCACACAGGGCCACTCGGTCTCGGCCTGTTGCGCTCGGGTACCGCCATCGGCGCGCTCGCGGGCACCATCTGGCTCGCGCATTTCCCGCTGCGCAACCGGCCCGGCGCCGCGATGTTCGGCGGCGTGATCGCGTTTGGGGCGGCCACGGTCGTGTTCGGCCTCTCGCATCATTTTTTCGTGTCGCTCTTCGCGCTGATGGTGCTGGGCGCATCGGACACCATCAGCGTCGTGGTGCGCCTGTCGCTCGTGCAACTGCGCACGCCTGACGACATGCTGGGCCGCGTCAGCGCGGTCAATTCGCTTTTCATCGGGACATCGAATCAACTGGGCGAGTTCGAATCCGGCGTGACAGCAGGGTGGTGGGGCGCACAACCGGCCGTGCTGGTGGGCGGCATCGCAACGATCGCTGTCGCTCTGTTGTGGATGCGGTTCTTTCCAGAACTCAAGCGCACGCGTTCGCTGGAGCGGGAAGAGGCGCTGGCGCCGAGCAGTTGA